The following coding sequences lie in one Tachysurus fulvidraco isolate hzauxx_2018 chromosome 19, HZAU_PFXX_2.0, whole genome shotgun sequence genomic window:
- the LOC125139587 gene encoding scavenger receptor cysteine-rich type 1 protein M130-like: MCVIGFSCSGSEDHLRNCSSAQAEHVKCSSRERLYITCSGIFNPTNSSIRLVGSGGDCAGRLEVFHSGSWGTVCDDSWGIEDVQVVCRQLQCGEALSNHIPVWFGPGTGSIWLNEVECEGNETSLWNCKYKLCEEGECGHHEDVGVVCSEFKEIRLTKSCEGNLEVFYNGTWGNVCHNQMDDETANMVCGELNCGRRGSLSYTEARVKSAPNWLDHVKCRKHDSNLLQCPSSPWGQNRCDNHNEVHINCTGKRTLSLYIY, from the exons atgtgtgtaATAGGTTTCAGCTGCTCTGGTAGTGAAGACCATCTGAGGAACTGCAGCAGTGCACAAGCTGAACATGTCAAATGCAGCTCCAGGGAACGGCTCTACATCACCTGTTCAG GTATCTTTAACCCCACCAACAGCTCCATCAGGCTGGTTGGTTCTGGTGGAGACTGTGCAGGAAGGCTGGAGGTTTTCCACAGCGGCTCGTgggggactgtgtgtgatgactcgtggggtattgaggatgttcaggtggtgtgcagacagctgcagTGTGGAGAGGCCCTCAGTAACCACATACCAGTCTGGTTTGGTCCTGGAACCGGGTCCATATGGCTGAATGAGGTGGAgtgtgaggggaacgagacgtccCTGTGGAACTGCAAATATAAGCTGTGTGAAGAGGGTGAATGTGGACACCATGAGGACGTAGGAGTCGTCTGCTCAG AGTTTAAAGAGATCCGACTCACGAAGAGCTGTGAGGGGAATCTGGAAGTGTTCTACAATGGAACCTGGGGTAATGTGTGTCACAATCAGATGGATGATGAGACGGcaaacatggtgtgtggagAGCTGAACTGTGGAAGACGTGGCAGTCTGTCATACACTGAAGCACGAGTAAAATCTGCTCCTAACTGGCTGGATCATGTGAAATGTAGGAAACACGACTCTAATCTGTTGCAGTGTCCATCTTCACCCTGGGGACAGAACAGATGTGATAATCATAATGAAGTTCATATTAACTGCACAGGTAAGaggactctctctctatatatatactaG